A single genomic interval of Streptomyces graminofaciens harbors:
- a CDS encoding PP2C family protein-serine/threonine phosphatase, with protein MIRMLLREVRRAREVAGAAQCVLLRPLPTRIDGLATAAAQLSADRGALVGGDLYEVIATEHGVRVVMGDVRGHGLSAIGTVAAVLGGFREAVHDEAELAGVLARLDRALARHLRERARTEDTEEFVTVLLLEIAPDGVIHALNCGHPWPYLLSAGRAQLLVEAEPMPPLGPFPLPAELPPTPCGQLLPGEALFLHTDGVEDARDAGGGFFPLPAVLAGIVRTHPITPGAVLRAVFSQLLIHTGGRPKDDTAVLVLRNDRVIRNAPVFRGAGTCAISPHIPAVDTPPVAPAP; from the coding sequence ATGATTCGTATGCTGCTCCGTGAGGTGAGACGGGCCCGCGAGGTCGCGGGTGCCGCACAGTGTGTGCTGCTGCGCCCGCTGCCCACCCGGATCGACGGGCTCGCCACCGCCGCCGCCCAGCTCTCCGCCGACCGCGGCGCGCTCGTCGGCGGCGACCTCTACGAGGTGATCGCCACCGAGCACGGCGTACGCGTGGTCATGGGCGACGTACGCGGGCACGGCCTGTCCGCCATCGGCACCGTCGCCGCCGTACTCGGCGGCTTCCGCGAGGCCGTCCACGACGAGGCCGAACTCGCCGGAGTCCTCGCCCGCCTCGACCGCGCCCTCGCCCGCCACCTGCGGGAGAGGGCAAGAACCGAGGACACCGAGGAGTTCGTGACCGTACTGCTGCTGGAGATCGCCCCCGACGGTGTGATCCATGCCCTCAACTGCGGCCACCCGTGGCCGTATCTGCTGAGTGCTGGCCGGGCGCAGCTACTTGTCGAGGCCGAGCCGATGCCTCCCCTGGGGCCGTTCCCCCTGCCTGCCGAACTCCCACCCACGCCGTGCGGTCAACTGCTGCCCGGCGAGGCGCTGTTCCTGCACACGGACGGTGTCGAGGACGCGCGAGACGCCGGAGGAGGGTTCTTCCCGCTGCCTGCCGTCCTCGCCGGGATCGTACGCACCCACCCGATCACACCAGGCGCTGTGCTGCGTGCCGTCTTCTCCCAACTCCTGATCCACACAGGAGGAAGGCCAAAGGACGACACAGCGGTACTGGTACTCCGCAACGACCGAGTGATCAGGAACGCCCCTGTTTTCAGGGGCGCGGGGACCTGCGCGATCAGTCCTCACATACCCGCGGTCGACACACCACCTGTAGCCCCCGCCCCTTAG
- a CDS encoding transcriptional regulator, whose amino-acid sequence MQPNTLLDAILDEAGISHAGLAAHVNQAGRARGLALRYEHTAVARWLKGQRPRGQVPDLICEVLAGRLHRTVTLDDIGLGVPGEPATPNGSSLSGFVERATALWRSDEQQRPHVLGAQAVTGTPAVMPVWEWENPPEDVDVSRGGRHQVSMADIEMLRAARAHYEQMYRKAGGVATRTRIVGFLNSEAAPLLRGSYTDATGRQLHRATGGLVAIAGICAYDSDAHGLAQRYFHQALRLAKASGDRGLGAYVIALLVNQALFMREYRQAVAFAEAALRAAGKHITPALASDLYAMQAKAYAHLGDGTSALSCIRRAEQAADRIRRGREPDETGYVQPGLVNVQVAEALLSLGDLAAAEEHAAAAVDTPAHDRGRVHRLAMLSQVELRQGNADKAVATAVEMAEQARGMESMRLRDRLRVVREHLVRSGCAGTAEAAELIDGALRVPL is encoded by the coding sequence ATGCAGCCCAACACTCTGCTCGACGCGATTCTCGACGAGGCCGGGATCTCCCACGCGGGACTCGCCGCCCACGTCAACCAGGCGGGACGGGCCCGAGGCCTCGCGCTTCGGTACGAACACACCGCTGTGGCGCGGTGGTTGAAGGGCCAGCGGCCACGCGGCCAGGTGCCGGACCTGATCTGCGAGGTGCTCGCCGGGCGGCTGCACCGGACCGTCACCCTGGACGACATCGGCCTCGGTGTCCCCGGTGAGCCGGCCACACCGAACGGCTCGTCCCTCTCCGGGTTCGTGGAGCGGGCCACCGCCCTGTGGCGCTCCGACGAGCAGCAGCGCCCGCACGTCCTCGGCGCGCAGGCCGTCACCGGCACGCCCGCCGTGATGCCCGTGTGGGAGTGGGAGAACCCGCCGGAGGACGTCGACGTCTCGCGCGGCGGACGGCACCAGGTCAGCATGGCCGACATCGAGATGCTGCGGGCCGCCCGCGCGCACTACGAGCAGATGTACCGGAAGGCGGGAGGGGTGGCGACCCGTACGCGGATAGTCGGGTTCCTCAACTCGGAGGCCGCGCCCCTGCTGCGCGGCAGCTACACGGATGCCACAGGCCGCCAACTGCACCGGGCCACGGGCGGGTTGGTCGCCATCGCCGGGATCTGCGCCTACGACTCCGACGCGCACGGGCTCGCCCAGCGGTACTTCCACCAGGCGCTCCGGCTCGCCAAGGCCAGCGGGGACCGGGGGCTCGGGGCGTATGTCATCGCGCTCCTCGTCAACCAGGCGCTGTTCATGAGGGAGTACCGGCAGGCCGTGGCCTTCGCCGAAGCCGCGCTGCGTGCCGCCGGGAAGCACATCACGCCGGCTCTCGCCTCCGACCTCTATGCGATGCAGGCCAAGGCGTACGCGCACCTCGGCGACGGGACGAGCGCGCTGTCCTGCATCCGGCGTGCCGAGCAGGCCGCCGACCGCATCCGGCGCGGTCGCGAACCCGACGAGACCGGCTACGTCCAGCCCGGCCTGGTCAACGTACAGGTGGCGGAGGCGCTGCTCAGCCTCGGCGACCTCGCGGCGGCGGAGGAGCACGCGGCGGCGGCCGTGGACACGCCGGCGCACGACCGGGGGCGGGTGCACCGGCTCGCGATGCTCAGTCAGGTCGAGTTGCGGCAGGGCAATGCCGACAAGGCGGTGGCGACCGCTGTGGAAATGGCCGAGCAGGCGCGCGGAATGGAGTCCATGCGCCTGCGTGACAGACTCCGCGTGGTACGCGAACACCTGGTGCGCAGCGGCTGTGCCGGTACCGCCGAGGCCGCCGAACTGATCGACGGGGCACTGCGCGTACCGCTCTGA
- a CDS encoding NUDIX domain-containing protein, with protein sequence MQWTKHNEQTVYSNRWFSVNLADVALPDGRHLDHFLIRLRPVAVATVVNEANEVLLLWRHRFITDSWGWELAAGVVEDGEGIAEAAARELEEETGWRPGPLRHLLSVEPSNGLTDARHHIYWSDEGAYVGHPVDDFESDRREWVPLKLVPDMVARGEVPAANMAAALLLLHHLKLGQDALP encoded by the coding sequence GTGCAGTGGACGAAACACAACGAGCAAACTGTGTACTCAAACCGCTGGTTCAGCGTCAATCTCGCAGATGTCGCATTGCCGGACGGTCGGCACCTCGATCACTTCCTGATACGGCTGCGGCCGGTGGCCGTGGCCACAGTGGTCAACGAGGCCAACGAAGTGCTGCTGCTGTGGCGGCACCGATTCATCACTGACAGTTGGGGGTGGGAACTGGCCGCGGGCGTCGTCGAGGACGGCGAGGGAATCGCCGAGGCGGCGGCCCGCGAACTGGAGGAGGAGACCGGCTGGCGGCCGGGACCTCTGCGCCATCTGCTGAGCGTCGAGCCCTCCAACGGGCTCACCGACGCCCGGCACCACATCTACTGGTCCGACGAGGGCGCGTATGTCGGTCACCCCGTGGACGACTTCGAGTCGGACCGCCGGGAATGGGTACCCCTCAAGCTCGTTCCCGACATGGTCGCCCGCGGCGAGGTCCCGGCCGCGAACATGGCGGCCGCGCTGCTCCTCCTGCATCATCTGAAACTCGGGCAGGACGCCTTGCCCTGA
- a CDS encoding 3-hydroxybutyryl-CoA dehydrogenase — translation MTDIERVGVVGCGQMGAGIAEVCARAGLDVKVAETTGEALEFGRTRLFNSLSKAAERGKITEEERDATLARLSFTTDLGEFADRDLVIEAVVENEQVKTEIFQVLDQVITRPDAILASNTSSIPLVKLAVATSRPDHVIGIHFFNPAPVQKLVELIPALTTSEGTLSRAQLFAEKVLGKHAVRAQDRSGFVVNALLVPYLLSAIRMFESGIAGREDIDNGMELGCAHPMGPLKLSDLIGLDTIVSIANSMYDEYKEPLYAAPPLLQRMVDAGRLGRKTGSGFYTYP, via the coding sequence GTGACCGACATCGAACGCGTCGGAGTGGTGGGCTGCGGCCAGATGGGAGCGGGCATCGCCGAGGTGTGCGCCCGCGCCGGTCTGGACGTGAAGGTCGCCGAGACCACCGGCGAGGCCCTGGAGTTCGGCCGTACCCGGCTGTTCAACTCCCTGTCCAAGGCGGCCGAGCGCGGCAAGATCACTGAGGAGGAGCGGGACGCCACGCTGGCGCGGCTGAGCTTCACCACCGACCTCGGCGAGTTCGCCGACCGTGACCTCGTGATCGAGGCGGTCGTGGAGAACGAGCAGGTGAAGACCGAGATCTTCCAGGTGCTCGACCAGGTGATCACCCGCCCCGACGCGATACTCGCGTCCAACACCTCCTCCATCCCCCTGGTCAAGCTGGCGGTCGCCACCTCGCGGCCCGACCACGTCATCGGCATCCACTTCTTCAATCCGGCCCCGGTGCAGAAGCTCGTCGAGCTGATCCCGGCGCTCACCACCTCCGAGGGCACGCTCAGCCGGGCGCAGCTCTTCGCCGAGAAGGTGCTCGGCAAGCACGCCGTCCGCGCCCAGGACCGCTCGGGCTTCGTGGTCAACGCGCTGCTCGTGCCGTATCTGCTCTCCGCGATCCGGATGTTCGAGTCGGGCATCGCGGGCCGCGAGGACATCGACAACGGCATGGAGCTGGGCTGCGCCCACCCGATGGGCCCGCTGAAGCTGTCCGACCTGATCGGCCTGGACACCATCGTCTCCATCGCCAACAGCATGTATGACGAATACAAGGAACCCCTGTACGCCGCTCCCCCGCTGCTCCAGCGCATGGTGGACGCGGGCCGGCTGGGCCGCAAGACGGGGTCGGGCTTCTACACGTACCCCTGA
- a CDS encoding glycoside hydrolase family 10 protein, producing MSRRAFWATAATTLLAAGGVAAGTAMAGGEHKRRWAAGELRGMWLATVSGRDWPSKVGLTAERQRAELLAHLDTAVERRLNAVIFQVRPSADALWPSPYEPWSHYLTGTQGKDPGWDPLGTAVEEAHARGLELHAWFNPYRIANHTDPSRLVASHPAREHPSWVVPYGGKLYYNPGIPAVRAFVQKAMLDAVRKYPVDAVHFDDYFYPYPVASQVFDDDAAYDAYGGSFSSRAAWRRDNIDKLVRETAAQIKQIRPGTQFGISPFGVWRNAATDPLGSDTRAGVQTYDDLYADTRTWVRKGWIDYLVPQLYWNIGFAAADYAKLLPWWAEVAKGSRTRLYIGEALYKAGDPAQPAAWQKPTELSRHLTLAHDHAEVRGHVFFSAREVAADRIGAMARVVADHYERPAEPPR from the coding sequence ATGTCGCGGCGGGCGTTCTGGGCGACCGCGGCGACGACGCTCCTGGCGGCGGGTGGGGTCGCCGCCGGAACCGCGATGGCCGGTGGCGAGCACAAGCGACGGTGGGCGGCCGGTGAGCTGCGGGGGATGTGGCTGGCCACCGTCTCGGGCCGGGACTGGCCGTCCAAAGTGGGGCTCACCGCCGAGCGGCAGCGCGCCGAGCTGCTCGCCCATCTCGACACCGCCGTGGAGCGCCGCCTCAACGCGGTGATCTTCCAGGTCCGGCCGTCCGCCGACGCGCTCTGGCCCTCCCCGTACGAGCCCTGGTCGCATTACCTCACCGGCACCCAGGGCAAGGACCCCGGCTGGGACCCGCTGGGCACGGCCGTCGAGGAGGCCCATGCCCGGGGCCTGGAGCTGCATGCCTGGTTCAACCCGTACCGGATCGCCAATCACACCGACCCGAGCCGGCTCGTCGCCTCGCACCCCGCCCGCGAGCACCCGAGCTGGGTCGTCCCCTACGGGGGCAAGCTCTACTACAACCCGGGTATCCCGGCCGTCCGGGCCTTTGTGCAAAAGGCCATGCTGGACGCCGTACGGAAGTACCCGGTCGACGCCGTGCACTTCGACGACTACTTCTACCCGTACCCGGTAGCGAGCCAGGTCTTCGACGACGACGCGGCGTACGACGCGTACGGCGGGAGCTTCTCCAGCCGGGCCGCCTGGCGGCGCGACAACATCGACAAGCTGGTGCGGGAGACGGCGGCGCAGATCAAGCAGATCAGGCCCGGTACGCAGTTCGGGATCAGCCCCTTCGGCGTGTGGCGCAACGCGGCCACCGATCCGCTCGGCTCGGACACCCGGGCGGGCGTGCAGACGTACGACGATCTGTACGCGGACACCCGGACGTGGGTGCGGAAGGGCTGGATCGACTACCTCGTCCCGCAGCTCTACTGGAACATCGGCTTCGCCGCCGCCGACTACGCCAAGCTGCTGCCCTGGTGGGCGGAAGTGGCGAAGGGCTCGCGGACGAGGCTGTACATCGGCGAGGCCCTGTACAAGGCGGGGGACCCGGCGCAGCCCGCGGCCTGGCAGAAGCCGACCGAGCTGTCCCGGCACCTGACCCTCGCCCACGACCATGCAGAGGTGCGCGGGCATGTGTTCTTCTCGGCCCGGGAAGTCGCCGCCGACCGGATCGGCGCGATGGCGCGGGTGGTCGCCGACCACTACGAGCGGCCGGCGGAACCACCGCGCTGA
- a CDS encoding DUF1918 domain-containing protein, whose protein sequence is MHADVGDTLLVHGRTVGHHDRTAEVLEVLGQNGNPPYRVRFTDDGHEALMAPGPDTVVRHHGEPLK, encoded by the coding sequence ATGCACGCAGACGTAGGCGACACTCTGCTGGTACACGGCAGGACCGTCGGGCACCACGACCGGACCGCGGAGGTCCTGGAAGTGCTCGGCCAGAACGGCAATCCGCCCTACCGGGTGCGCTTCACCGACGACGGCCACGAGGCACTGATGGCCCCCGGCCCGGACACGGTCGTCCGCCACCACGGGGAGCCTCTGAAGTAG
- a CDS encoding DMT family transporter has protein sequence MRAQSSAIAESPVAVDGSRGDSASRTAPVVPRLGGTLQAALGVTVFSLTFPATAWGLEGFGPWSLVAVRSVLAAVVAGGCLLAVGVAPRERGRAWGRVALPGRRHWAGLAVVAAGVVLGFPMLTTLALRTSTTAHAAVVVGLLPLTTALLSALRMGTRPSRTFWTAALAGAAAVLAFTVAQSGGALSTADLYLFAALLVCAAGYTEGGRLARVMPGWQVIGWALVLCLPISVPGALLALSYEPVELTAHSVVGLLWVAAGSQFLGLVVWYRGMAAIGIPKASQLQLAQPLLTLVWSVLLLGEQLTPAAPLTAAAVLVCIAVTQRTSA, from the coding sequence ATGAGAGCACAGAGTAGCGCTATCGCGGAAAGTCCAGTAGCGGTCGACGGCAGCCGGGGAGACAGCGCCTCGCGTACGGCCCCCGTCGTCCCCCGGCTCGGCGGCACCCTCCAGGCCGCCCTCGGAGTGACCGTCTTCTCCCTCACGTTCCCGGCCACCGCCTGGGGCCTGGAGGGCTTCGGCCCCTGGTCCCTGGTCGCCGTGCGCAGCGTGCTCGCGGCCGTCGTCGCGGGCGGCTGTCTGCTGGCCGTGGGGGTCGCCCCGCGCGAGCGAGGCCGAGCGTGGGGGAGGGTGGCGCTGCCCGGTCGCCGCCACTGGGCGGGGCTCGCGGTCGTGGCCGCCGGTGTCGTGCTGGGCTTCCCGATGCTGACCACCCTCGCGCTGCGGACCTCGACCACCGCGCACGCCGCCGTCGTGGTCGGGCTGCTGCCGCTGACGACCGCCCTGCTCTCGGCACTGCGCATGGGCACCCGCCCCTCGCGCACCTTCTGGACCGCCGCCCTCGCGGGAGCCGCCGCTGTGCTCGCGTTCACCGTGGCGCAGAGCGGTGGTGCCCTGAGCACGGCCGACCTGTATCTGTTCGCCGCGCTGCTGGTGTGCGCGGCCGGCTACACCGAGGGCGGACGGCTGGCCCGGGTGATGCCCGGCTGGCAGGTCATCGGCTGGGCCCTGGTGCTGTGCCTGCCGATCAGTGTGCCGGGCGCGCTGCTGGCCCTGTCGTACGAGCCGGTCGAGCTGACCGCGCACAGCGTCGTCGGGCTGCTGTGGGTGGCCGCCGGGTCCCAGTTCCTCGGGCTGGTCGTCTGGTACCGGGGCATGGCGGCGATCGGCATACCGAAGGCCAGCCAGTTGCAGCTGGCCCAGCCCCTGCTCACACTGGTGTGGTCAGTGCTGCTGCTCGGCGAGCAGCTCACCCCGGCCGCGCCCCTGACGGCCGCCGCCGTACTGGTCTGCATCGCGGTCACCCAGCGGACATCCGCCTGA
- a CDS encoding PLP-dependent aminotransferase family protein translates to MQERSSVGELAEQLRKELDRYSAGGKLPSSRVLVDRYRVSPVTVSRALAQLAAEGLVVTRPGAGAFRAVPRESGSAALGDTSWQEVALSADGAAELVPRTVDASGVLATLASPPPGVIEFNSGYLHPSLQPEQAMGAALSRAGRRPGVWARPPVEGVPELREWFARSIGGAITAAEVLVTSGGQSALTTALRALAPPGAPVLVESPTYPGMLAIARAAGLRPVPVPVDPDGVRPALLADAFRATGARVFVCQPLFQNPTGATLAPERRGEVLRIAREAGAFVIEDDFVRRLAHEDSGPLPRPLAADDPDGVVVHVSSLTKATSPSFRVGALAARGPVLGRLRAIQVVDTFFVPRPLQEAALELVGSPAWPRHLRAVSRELKDRRDTMTTALRLDLPELALPHIPSGGYHLWLRLPDGTDEPALVAAALRAGVAVTPGRPYFSAEAPAGHLRLSFVGVTGTGEITEGVRRLRAALNGSTAGS, encoded by the coding sequence ATGCAAGAGCGTAGCAGTGTGGGCGAACTGGCGGAGCAACTGCGGAAAGAGCTGGACCGCTACTCGGCAGGCGGAAAGCTCCCATCGAGCCGGGTGCTGGTGGACCGTTACCGGGTGAGCCCGGTGACCGTCTCCCGGGCCCTGGCGCAACTGGCCGCCGAGGGGCTGGTGGTGACCCGGCCGGGCGCCGGGGCGTTCCGGGCCGTGCCCCGCGAGAGCGGGTCGGCGGCCCTGGGGGACACCTCCTGGCAGGAGGTCGCGCTGAGCGCGGACGGCGCCGCCGAGCTGGTGCCGCGCACGGTGGACGCATCCGGGGTGCTGGCCACGCTGGCCTCCCCGCCGCCCGGCGTGATCGAGTTCAACAGCGGCTATCTGCACCCCTCGCTCCAGCCGGAGCAGGCGATGGGCGCGGCCCTGTCCCGCGCCGGGCGCCGGCCCGGCGTCTGGGCCCGGCCTCCGGTCGAGGGGGTCCCCGAGCTGCGCGAATGGTTCGCGCGGAGCATCGGCGGCGCGATCACCGCGGCCGAGGTGCTCGTCACCTCCGGCGGCCAGTCCGCGCTGACCACGGCCCTGCGCGCCCTCGCCCCGCCGGGCGCCCCGGTGCTGGTCGAATCGCCCACGTACCCGGGCATGTTGGCCATCGCGCGCGCCGCCGGGCTGCGGCCCGTCCCGGTGCCGGTGGACCCGGACGGCGTACGACCGGCCCTCCTCGCCGACGCGTTCCGGGCGACGGGCGCCCGGGTCTTCGTCTGCCAACCGCTGTTCCAGAACCCCACGGGCGCCACGCTCGCGCCCGAGCGCCGGGGCGAAGTCCTGCGGATCGCACGCGAGGCGGGGGCCTTCGTCATCGAGGACGACTTCGTGCGCCGGCTCGCGCACGAGGACTCGGGGCCGCTGCCGCGCCCCCTCGCGGCCGACGACCCGGACGGCGTGGTCGTCCATGTCTCCTCGCTCACCAAGGCGACCTCGCCCAGCTTCCGGGTGGGCGCCCTCGCGGCCCGCGGCCCCGTGCTGGGGCGGCTGCGCGCCATCCAGGTCGTCGACACCTTCTTCGTACCGCGCCCCCTCCAGGAGGCCGCCCTCGAACTCGTCGGCTCGCCCGCCTGGCCGCGCCATCTGCGGGCGGTGTCAAGGGAGTTGAAGGACCGCCGGGACACGATGACGACCGCGCTGCGCCTGGACCTGCCCGAACTCGCCCTGCCCCACATCCCCTCCGGCGGCTACCACCTCTGGCTGCGCCTGCCCGACGGCACGGACGAACCCGCCCTGGTCGCCGCCGCCCTCCGCGCGGGCGTCGCGGTCACCCCCGGCCGCCCCTACTTCAGCGCCGAAGCCCCGGCCGGACACCTGAGGTTGAGCTTCGTCGGGGTGACGGGAACGGGCGAGATCACGGAGGGGGTACGGCGGCTGAGGGCAGCGCTAAACGGTTCGACAGCCGGCTCCTGA
- a CDS encoding GNAT family N-acetyltransferase, whose product MTDESRPLDGAALDLPEGYEISADPARIDIDRVHRWLSDDAYWALGRPREKHERAVAGSLNFGAYDRASGEQVAYARVVTDGATFAWLCDVYVDPGARGAGLGTALVAAVRAHLEPLGLRRILLATHDAHGVYAKLGFEPLAKPDQWMALVFE is encoded by the coding sequence ATGACCGACGAATCACGCCCCCTCGACGGGGCCGCCCTCGACCTCCCCGAGGGCTACGAGATCTCCGCGGACCCCGCCCGTATCGACATCGACCGGGTCCACCGCTGGCTGTCCGACGACGCGTACTGGGCCCTCGGCCGGCCGCGCGAGAAGCACGAGCGGGCAGTCGCAGGCTCGCTCAACTTCGGTGCGTACGACCGGGCTTCGGGCGAGCAGGTCGCTTATGCGCGAGTGGTGACCGACGGGGCGACGTTCGCCTGGCTCTGCGATGTGTACGTCGACCCGGGCGCGCGGGGCGCGGGGCTCGGCACCGCGCTCGTCGCGGCCGTACGCGCGCACCTGGAACCGCTCGGGCTGCGACGTATCCTGCTCGCCACGCACGACGCGCACGGCGTCTACGCCAAGCTCGGCTTCGAGCCGCTCGCCAAGCCGGACCAGTGGATGGCGCTCGTCTTCGAGTGA
- a CDS encoding histidine phosphatase family protein encodes MHLRVTFVAAARCSSLLAERFEDDRPLDQAGWDEVQRAAHELVPLAAAELRYCSPTPRSRATGDALGYAPLAQPALRDCDMGRWRGFTLGEAMAREPELVDTWLADPRSTPHGGESLMAFISRVGGWLDTRPASDGGRIVAVAEPSVLRAALVYALKAPPSTYWSIDVRPLSTVTVSGHTGRWHLRLDGTRQ; translated from the coding sequence ATGCATCTTCGGGTCACATTCGTCGCCGCCGCGCGCTGCTCCTCGCTGCTCGCCGAGCGGTTCGAGGACGACCGCCCGCTGGACCAGGCGGGTTGGGACGAAGTGCAGCGCGCCGCCCATGAGCTGGTGCCGCTGGCGGCGGCCGAGCTGCGTTACTGCTCACCCACGCCACGCAGCCGGGCCACCGGTGACGCCCTCGGCTACGCGCCGCTGGCCCAGCCCGCGCTGCGGGACTGCGACATGGGCCGCTGGCGCGGCTTCACCCTGGGCGAGGCGATGGCCCGGGAGCCCGAACTGGTCGACACCTGGCTCGCCGACCCGCGCTCCACCCCGCACGGCGGCGAGTCGCTCATGGCCTTCATCTCCCGGGTCGGCGGCTGGCTCGACACCCGCCCCGCCAGCGACGGCGGCCGTATCGTCGCCGTGGCCGAGCCCTCGGTGCTGCGCGCCGCCCTCGTCTACGCGCTGAAAGCCCCGCCGTCGACGTACTGGAGCATCGACGTCCGGCCGCTGTCGACGGTCACCGTCTCGGGCCACACGGGCCGCTGGCATCTGCGCCTGGACGGTACGCGGCAGTAG